In uncultured Methanobacterium sp., a genomic segment contains:
- a CDS encoding helix-turn-helix domain-containing protein translates to MGVRGPKTGFVDVACPNKSCADYGKTENGNIVGNGTYQTKNGPVHKFICRTCSKSFTSHSNTILHDLRTNEETVFLALKMILKGMSLRGTAEVLGVKLDTVRRWLRIASEHSEEINKVLMKDIKVDKVELDELWTFVKKKQFRKWSMNQKTKDGSG, encoded by the coding sequence CTAAAACTGGTTTTGTGGATGTAGCTTGTCCTAACAAGAGCTGTGCAGATTATGGGAAAACTGAAAACGGTAATATTGTGGGTAATGGAACTTACCAGACAAAAAATGGTCCTGTTCACAAATTTATTTGTCGAACATGCTCTAAAAGTTTCACTTCACATTCAAACACAATATTACACGATTTAAGAACAAATGAAGAAACAGTTTTTTTGGCTTTGAAAATGATTTTAAAAGGCATGAGTTTACGGGGAACAGCAGAAGTTTTAGGTGTTAAACTGGATACTGTGCGCAGATGGCTGCGCATAGCTTCTGAACACAGTGAAGAAATAAACAAAGTCCTTATGAAAGATATAAAAGTTGATAAAGTGGAGTTAGATGAGTTATGGACTTTTGTTAAAAAAAAACAGTTCCGAAAATGGAGCATGAATCAGAAGACGAAAGATGGATCTGGCTAA